In Effusibacillus lacus, one genomic interval encodes:
- the lysS gene encoding lysine--tRNA ligase encodes MSEQELMELSEVQRVRRHKLEELYKLGVDPFGKKFDRTHTAEEILAFAKDLTKEQLEETTIEVVVAGRIMLLRSQGKAAFAHIQDQTGWVQIYVRQDTVGEEVYRIFQLLELGDIIGVKGTVFKTKMGETTVKVTELTVLTKALNPLPEKFHGLTDIEMRYRQRYVDLIVNPEVRETFVARSKIIQSMRRYLDGAGFLEVETPTMHAIAGGAAARPFITHHNALDMQLYMRIAIELHLKRLIVGGLEKVYEIGRVYRNEGISTRHNPEFTMMELYWAYADYHDIMDLTENCIAHIAQEVLGTTKISYQGQDVDLTPKWRRASMVDLVKEAAGVDFSQHLNLDEARTLAEKHGVKVEKHHKVGHILNEFFEKFVEDKLIQPTFVYGHPVEISPLAKQNPEDPRFTDRFELFIVGREHANAFTELNDPIDQRQRFEKQLEEKHAGNDEAHEMDEDFINSLMYGMPPTGGLGIGIDRLVMLLTDQPSIRDVLLFPLMRER; translated from the coding sequence ATGTCAGAACAAGAACTCATGGAACTCAGCGAAGTGCAGCGAGTTCGCAGGCATAAGCTGGAAGAACTTTATAAACTCGGAGTAGATCCTTTCGGCAAAAAATTTGATCGGACTCATACAGCTGAAGAAATATTGGCGTTTGCCAAAGATTTAACCAAAGAACAATTGGAAGAAACAACGATTGAAGTAGTGGTGGCCGGACGGATTATGCTTCTTCGTTCCCAGGGAAAGGCTGCGTTTGCCCATATTCAGGATCAGACTGGCTGGGTCCAAATTTATGTGAGGCAGGACACCGTCGGGGAAGAAGTGTACAGGATTTTTCAACTGCTGGAACTTGGAGATATCATTGGCGTGAAAGGCACGGTCTTCAAAACCAAGATGGGTGAGACAACTGTCAAAGTCACTGAACTGACCGTTCTGACCAAAGCTTTGAACCCGTTGCCGGAAAAGTTCCATGGTCTGACAGATATTGAAATGAGGTATCGCCAACGGTACGTGGATCTGATTGTAAATCCGGAAGTGCGGGAAACTTTCGTAGCCCGGTCCAAGATCATTCAATCCATGCGTCGGTATTTGGACGGAGCGGGTTTTCTTGAAGTGGAAACCCCGACGATGCATGCCATTGCGGGAGGTGCTGCCGCCCGACCGTTTATTACGCACCACAACGCATTAGACATGCAATTGTACATGAGGATTGCGATTGAGCTTCACTTGAAGAGACTGATCGTTGGCGGTCTGGAAAAAGTTTATGAGATTGGCCGGGTTTACCGTAACGAAGGGATTTCAACCCGGCACAATCCGGAATTTACAATGATGGAATTGTACTGGGCCTATGCGGATTATCATGACATAATGGATTTGACGGAGAACTGCATTGCCCATATTGCGCAAGAAGTCCTGGGGACTACCAAAATCTCCTATCAGGGACAGGATGTGGACCTGACTCCCAAATGGCGCAGGGCCTCGATGGTGGATTTGGTTAAGGAAGCTGCGGGGGTCGATTTTTCACAACACTTGAATTTGGATGAGGCTCGAACCTTGGCTGAAAAACACGGAGTTAAGGTGGAAAAGCACCATAAGGTTGGGCATATTCTCAATGAATTCTTTGAGAAGTTTGTTGAGGACAAGCTGATTCAGCCGACCTTCGTATATGGCCATCCTGTCGAAATTTCGCCATTGGCCAAGCAGAACCCTGAAGATCCGCGATTTACCGACAGATTTGAGCTGTTTATCGTGGGCCGGGAACATGCAAATGCATTTACCGAACTCAATGATCCGATTGACCAGCGGCAGCGGTTTGAGAAGCAGCTTGAAGAAAAACATGCGGGCAATGACGAAGCGCATGAAATGGATGAAGACTTTATCAATTCGTTGATGTACGGGATGCCGCCAACCGGCGGTCTTGGGATCGGGATTGACCGTTTGGTGATGTTGTTGACGGATCAACCATCGATTCGGGACGTCTTGTTATTCCCATTGATGAGGGAACGGTAG
- the greA gene encoding transcription elongation factor GreA, whose protein sequence is MSEKEVLLTQTGLKKLEEELEYLRAVKRKEVAERIKTAISFGDISENSEYDDAKNEQAFVEGRIITLEKMLRNARIINDSEVNTSVVGIGSTVLLKDIEMGDVVEYTIVGSAEADPFENKISNESPVGLALLGKTVGEKIDVHVPAGVIPYEILEIKKV, encoded by the coding sequence GTGTCTGAAAAAGAAGTGTTGCTTACGCAAACCGGACTTAAAAAACTGGAAGAGGAACTGGAGTATCTTCGGGCGGTAAAAAGAAAAGAGGTTGCGGAGAGAATCAAGACGGCCATCAGTTTCGGGGATATATCGGAGAACTCGGAATATGACGACGCAAAAAACGAGCAGGCCTTTGTCGAAGGACGCATCATTACGCTGGAGAAAATGCTTCGCAACGCCCGAATCATCAACGACTCCGAAGTAAATACCAGTGTTGTGGGAATTGGCTCAACAGTGCTGTTGAAAGATATCGAAATGGGAGACGTTGTGGAATATACAATTGTCGGTTCGGCGGAAGCGGATCCTTTTGAGAACAAGATTTCCAATGAATCGCCCGTTGGTCTGGCACTGCTTGGCAAGACCGTAGGGGAAAAGATCGATGTTCATGTTCCCGCCGGGGTTATTCCCTATGAAATACTTGAAATCAAAAAAGTGTGA
- a CDS encoding quinate 5-dehydrogenase has protein sequence MKRVVSLSLGSSSRNHRVQTVFLDQEVEIERIGTDGDRNKLIQLIREMDGSVDAFGMGGIDRYIYVNKNRFTFREAETIARAATKTPILDGSGLKNTLERYVIEQLADHPQVQLRGKKVLLVSGVDRFGMAEALIQHECQVVFGDLMFGLGIPIPVRSLVSLERIAKVLAPIITKLPIRYLYPTGEKQEQVKPGFRQYYEEADVIAGDFHFIRRYMPDELGGKIILTNTVTASDKLLLKERGAHLLVTTTPHLEGRSFGTNVMEALLVALADKPTFLLAEKDYRKLIERMGLQPYMEWLQQF, from the coding sequence ATGAAGCGGGTAGTCAGTCTAAGTCTCGGGTCATCAAGCAGGAACCACCGGGTGCAAACGGTATTTCTGGATCAAGAGGTGGAAATTGAAAGAATCGGGACGGACGGGGACCGGAATAAGCTGATCCAATTGATTCGGGAAATGGACGGGTCGGTGGATGCTTTTGGGATGGGCGGGATCGACCGTTATATATATGTGAACAAGAACCGGTTCACTTTCCGCGAAGCAGAGACGATTGCCCGGGCGGCCACCAAGACTCCGATACTGGATGGGAGCGGTTTGAAGAATACTTTGGAGCGGTATGTGATCGAACAGTTGGCCGACCATCCCCAAGTCCAACTGCGGGGAAAGAAAGTGTTGCTAGTAAGTGGAGTCGACCGCTTTGGCATGGCGGAAGCCTTAATCCAGCATGAATGTCAGGTGGTGTTTGGAGACTTGATGTTCGGATTGGGGATTCCGATACCAGTCCGTTCACTGGTATCCCTCGAACGGATAGCAAAAGTCCTTGCTCCAATAATTACGAAGTTGCCCATCCGATATTTGTATCCGACAGGCGAGAAACAAGAACAGGTGAAACCCGGGTTCCGGCAGTATTATGAGGAAGCGGACGTGATTGCAGGAGATTTCCATTTTATCAGGCGGTACATGCCTGACGAACTGGGGGGCAAAATTATCTTGACCAACACTGTCACGGCATCTGACAAGTTGTTGCTGAAAGAGCGCGGAGCGCATCTGCTGGTCACCACGACCCCGCACCTTGAGGGCAGAAGTTTTGGCACCAACGTAATGGAGGCGCTTCTTGTTGCTTTGGCGGACAAGCCAACCTTTTTGCTTGCGGAAAAAGATTATCGAAAACTGATAGAACGGATGGGGTTGCAACCCTATATGGAATGGCTGCAACAATTTTGA
- the dusB gene encoding tRNA dihydrouridine synthase DusB, giving the protein MAFRIGNVQMENNVVLAPMAGVCNPPFRKLVKEMGAGLVCAEMVSDKAIVHGNEKTRLKLDILPEEHPVSLQLVGCDSESMVRAAEMVMQQEHTPDILDINMGCPATKIHKNGSGAALARDPENAGRIIEAVVKTVNLPVTVKFRKGWDDTAINAVEVAKAAEQAGAQAVAVHGRTAKQMYTGHADWEIIRRVKEAVSIPVIGNGDVTTPQLAKELLESTGCDAVMIGRGAHGNPWIFQQVVHYLETGEELPQPSAQERIQVCLRHMDLLVEHKGEVIGIKEMRKHAAWYIKGLHNSAEIRTVLNTQDTRDGMRKVLLDYLEYLQKKEMVSV; this is encoded by the coding sequence ATGGCGTTCCGGATTGGAAATGTACAAATGGAGAACAATGTAGTGCTGGCTCCGATGGCGGGCGTCTGCAACCCGCCCTTTCGGAAGCTGGTCAAAGAAATGGGTGCAGGTTTGGTTTGCGCGGAAATGGTCTCCGACAAAGCAATTGTTCACGGAAATGAAAAGACCCGCTTGAAGCTTGATATACTGCCGGAAGAGCATCCGGTTTCCCTGCAATTGGTCGGATGTGATTCCGAGTCGATGGTTCGGGCTGCGGAGATGGTCATGCAGCAGGAACATACACCGGACATTCTTGATATCAATATGGGCTGTCCGGCCACCAAGATCCACAAAAACGGATCCGGTGCCGCACTGGCCCGGGATCCGGAAAACGCTGGCCGGATTATTGAAGCGGTGGTGAAAACCGTGAACCTGCCAGTAACTGTCAAATTCCGTAAAGGTTGGGACGATACTGCTATCAATGCGGTCGAAGTGGCCAAAGCTGCAGAACAGGCTGGGGCCCAAGCGGTTGCCGTCCACGGTCGGACTGCCAAGCAAATGTATACCGGGCATGCGGATTGGGAAATTATCCGGCGTGTAAAAGAGGCTGTCTCGATTCCGGTCATCGGCAACGGTGATGTGACAACTCCGCAGTTGGCGAAAGAGCTGCTCGAAAGCACCGGATGCGATGCAGTCATGATAGGCCGGGGTGCACATGGCAATCCATGGATTTTCCAACAGGTGGTACACTACCTGGAAACGGGTGAAGAACTGCCGCAGCCATCTGCTCAGGAACGGATTCAAGTCTGCTTGAGGCATATGGATTTGTTGGTGGAGCACAAAGGGGAAGTCATTGGCATTAAGGAAATGCGCAAGCACGCCGCTTGGTACATCAAGGGGCTGCACAATTCCGCCGAGATACGGACGGTGCTGAACACCCAAGATACCCGAGACGGAATGAGAAAAGTCTTGCTGGACTACCTTGAGTATTTGCAAAAGAAGGAAATGGTCTCGGTTTAA